A single genomic interval of Malania oleifera isolate guangnan ecotype guangnan chromosome 11, ASM2987363v1, whole genome shotgun sequence harbors:
- the LOC131167315 gene encoding nuclear pore complex protein NUP93A: MANESDMSGWTDLLHSSTKLLEQAAPSVQFPPLQRNLDQLEALSKKLKAKTLRTEAPSQSNAATRLLAREGINAEQLARDLKSFEIKTTFEDVFPAEATSVDEYLQQVREMAVVSAVQEAQKDNLRSFSDYMMKVLEEDWQKEKRNFLQSLTRISTLPKTNLVDSSTRSPLPGQIVSMASTSQVSSGPSSMELAVLANKPILEKKASVYAEVVKNLNNARERGLPFKPAAAFKGAYESLGLETSGGKSVSMQKIWHLVQSLVGEGITVQRGVSRRMSLVIGARRHLEWGHEKYIMDTIQSHPAQAALGGVVGNLQRVRAFLRIRLRDYGVLDFDAGDARRQPPVDTTWQQIYFCLRTGYHDEAREVASSSRVSHQFAPQLTEWITTGGMVSADTATIALEECEKLLRMGDRIGRAAYDKKKLLLYAMISGSRRQIDRLLRELPTLFNTIEDFLWFKLSAVRDCPAGSSSIVLNEGLIPYSLDDLQAYLNKFEPSYYTKNGKDSLVYPYVLLLSIQLLPAILYLSRETGDEGYNIDATHIAIVLADHGIISEGAGAGQKLGMMDAFAETSSLIRQYGSEYFRLGNLPMALEYYAQAAATVGGGQLSWFGRGNVDQQRQRSLMLKQLLTELLLRDGGIYLLLGSRGTEEGELQRFLTDAKTRQQFLLEAARQCQEAGLYEKSIEIRKRVGAFSLALDTINKCLSEAICALSRGRLDGESQTAGLIHSGNEILEAYKYSPDASFQEREVLEQQTVLRQLEVILSVLKLARVGHHVDALREIAKLSFLPLDPRAPDITTDVFQSLSSHVQSCVPDLLRAALFCLDNVTDTDGSLRALRTKIANFLANNLNRNWPRDLYEKVAQSL; encoded by the exons ACCACGTTTGAGGATGTTTTCCCAGCCGAGGCAACAAGTGTTGATGAGTATTTGCAACAG GTTCGCGAAATGGCAGTGGTCTCAGCTGTCCAAGAAGCTCAAAAGGATAATCTTAGAAGTTTCAGTGATTACATGATGAAAGTTTTGGAG GAAGATTGGCAAAAGGAAAAAAGGAACTTTCTTCAGAGTTTGACTCGAATTTCTACATTACCCAAGACTAACTTGGTTGATTCAAGCACAAGAAGTCCTCTTCCAGGTCAAATAGTGTCCATGGCTTCTACTTCTCAGGTTTCATCTGGTCCTTCTAGCATGGAGCTTGCAGTTCTAGCTAACAAGCCTATCCTTGAGAAAAAGGCTTCTGTGTATGCTGAAGTTGTGAAGAATCTGAACAATGCACGAGAGCGTGGCTTACCATTTAAA CCTGCAGCAGCTTTCAAGGGGGCTTATGAAAGTTTAGGTCTTGAGACATCTGGTGGAAAATCAGTGAGCATGCAGAAGATATGGCACCTGGTTCAG TCATTGGTGGGAGAGGGTATAACTGTTCAACGGGGTGTTTCAAGAAGAATGTCATTAGTAATTGGTGCGAGACGCCACCTGGAATGGGGGCATGAGAAATATATCATGGATACCATCCAAAGTCATCCTGCACAG GCTGCTCTTGGTGGGGTTGTAGGAAATTTGCAGAGAGTTCGTGCCTTTCTTCGG ATTCGTTTGAGGGATTATGGGGTTCTAGATTTTGATGCAGGTGATGCTCGTAGGCAGCCTCCAGTTGATACCACTTGGCAGCAG ATATATTTTTGCTTGAGAACTGGCTACCATGATGAAGCAAGAGAAGTTGCCTCGTCATCTCGTGTTTCACACCAGTTTGCTCCTCAG CTTACTGAGTGGATTACCACTGGAGGTATGGTATCAGCTGATACTGCCACCATTGCTTTGGAAGAATGTGAAAAATTGTTAAGGATGGGTGATCGGATTGGTCGAGCTGCATATGACAAAAAAAAGTTACTTCTTTATGCTATGATATCTGGTTCTCGCAGGCAGATTGATCGCCTGCTTAGAGAGCTTCCGACTCTTTTTAACACCATTGAAGATTTCTTGTGGTTCAAATTGTCGGCTGTAAGGGACTGCCCTGCAGGATCCTCCTCTATTGTCCTCAATGAGGGCTTAATACCCTACAGCCTGGATGATTTGCAGGcttatttaaataaatttgagCCATCATATTATACAAAAAATGGAAAGGACTCTTTGGTATATCCGTATGTTTTGCTTTTGAGCATCCAGTTGCTACCCGCAATCCTATACCTGTCCAGGGAAACAGGTGATGAAGGATATAACATTGATGCTACCCATATAGCTATTGTGTTGGCGGACCATGGTATTATTTCTGAAGGTGCTGGAGCCGGGCAGAAACTGGGGATGATGGACGCTTTTGCAGAGACATCTAGCTTGATCAGGCAGTATGGTTCAGAGTATTTTCGCCTTGGTAATCTTCCAATGGCACTGGAATATTATGCACAAGCTGCAGCCACAGTGGGTGGTGGTCAGCTGTCATGGTTTGGGAGAGGTAATGTGGATCAGCAAAGGCAGAGGAGCCTGATGCTGAAGCAACTCCTAACTGAGCTGTTGTTAAGGGATGGTGGGATTTATCTGTTACTTGGTTCAAGAGGCACTGAAGAAGGTGAGCTGCAACGTTTTCTGACTGATGCAAAAACCAGACAACAGTTTCTGCTTGAAGCTGCACGCCAGTGTCAGGAAGCTGGGCTTTATGAAAAA TCTATAGAAATCCGGAAGAGAGTTGGAGCATTTTCTCTGGCGCTGGATACAATTAATAAGTGCCTTTCAGAAGCAATTTGTGCCCTGTCACGTGGTAGATTGGATGGTGAGAGTCAGACTGCTGGACTGATTCATTCTGGCAATGAGATCTTGGAGGCATATAAGTATTCTCCTGATGCGAG CTTTCAAGAGAGAGAAGTTTTGGAGCAACAAACTGTGTTAAGACAGCTTGAAGTAATCTTATCTGTTCTTAAATTGGCAAGAGTGGGTCACCATGTGGATGCCTTAAGGGAGATTGCCAAGCTTTCATTTCTGCCGCTAGATCCTCGAGCACCAGATATCACAACTGATGTGTTTCAAAGTTTATCTTCACATGTCCAATCTTGCGTGCCAGACCTTCTGAGAGCTGCTCTGTTTTGTCTGGACAATGTGACAGATACCGATGGATCACTTCGTGCCTTGAGGACGAAG ATTGCGAATTTTCTTGCCAACAATTTAAATCGGAACTGGCCTCGTGATTTATATGAAAAGGTTGCCCAGAGTTTATGA